One Candidatus Abawacabacteria bacterium DNA window includes the following coding sequences:
- a CDS encoding SpoIIE family protein phosphatase translates to MIGLGLLELLVLAFVLEPTNLLYLYISLLIILGNSCFVWLFSCFRPKQSKTSQLAKASISEERLVNSLLVAEKIQKYLLPAHVGTITGLDVYAKSRPSEEIGGDFYQVIPISPTRTLFAIGDVAGHGLPSAMISIIVDTLIHAFAKEQDMQKMTKQINTILYQRIAPNLFSTLLLLLWDSETKLMSIVSAGFGRFLHYHSADRIINTIKGGGIALGMVKSDKSIATTRQLVFTSGDVLILSTDGILEMQNGLGKRLGIERWAKIAQQHAALDSAEAIFQALSRDILSFAGTAKQIDDVTLMVIRHIC, encoded by the coding sequence ATGATTGGATTAGGTTTGCTTGAGCTTCTAGTATTGGCTTTTGTGCTTGAGCCAACCAACTTGCTATATTTGTATATTTCTTTGCTGATTATTTTAGGAAATAGTTGCTTTGTCTGGCTGTTTTCTTGTTTCCGTCCCAAACAATCAAAGACATCCCAATTAGCCAAAGCTTCAATTAGTGAAGAACGTTTGGTAAATAGTTTGCTAGTAGCAGAAAAAATTCAAAAGTATTTGCTCCCTGCCCATGTAGGAACTATTACCGGTTTAGATGTTTATGCGAAATCCAGACCCTCAGAAGAAATTGGCGGCGATTTTTATCAGGTGATACCAATTTCACCAACCAGAACACTTTTTGCTATTGGAGACGTGGCTGGTCATGGTCTTCCTTCTGCAATGATCAGTATTATTGTTGATACTTTGATTCATGCTTTTGCCAAGGAACAAGATATGCAAAAGATGACTAAGCAAATTAATACTATTTTATATCAACGGATTGCGCCCAATCTTTTTTCTACATTGTTATTACTACTGTGGGATAGTGAAACTAAGCTCATGTCTATAGTGTCAGCTGGTTTTGGCCGCTTCTTGCATTATCATTCTGCAGATCGGATAATCAATACAATCAAAGGAGGGGGGATTGCTCTAGGGATGGTAAAAAGTGATAAAAGTATTGCGACTACTAGACAATTGGTCTTTACTTCCGGGGATGTGTTGATTCTTTCTACTGATGGTATTTTGGAAATGCAAAATGGTTTGGGAAAGAGGTTGGGGATCGAAAGATGGGCAAAGATTGCCCAGCAGCATGCTGCTTTAGATTCTGCTGAAGCGATATTTCAGGCCTTGTCGCGGGATATTTTATCTTTTGCAGGTACGGCTAAACAGATAGATGATGTGACTCTCATGGTAATTCGTCATATATGCTAA
- a CDS encoding STAS domain-containing protein, protein MTPFTFVITDIKLNNTAKAKHILCQGELDESNVDFHAETIYDLIHLVPKGTHFVLDGKSLAYLNSKALGYLTDWFNKLDQKGGRIFLVNLKPAIFDVLDVVGITQIISVHDKVADIELN, encoded by the coding sequence ATGACCCCTTTTACTTTCGTAATCACCGATATTAAGCTTAATAACACTGCTAAGGCGAAGCATATTCTTTGCCAAGGAGAATTAGATGAAAGCAATGTAGACTTTCATGCGGAGACGATATACGACTTAATTCATCTAGTTCCCAAAGGAACACATTTTGTCCTTGATGGTAAGTCACTGGCCTATTTAAATAGTAAAGCTTTGGGGTATCTAACAGACTGGTTTAATAAGCTCGATCAAAAAGGTGGGCGGATTTTTTTGGTCAATCTCAAACCTGCAATATTTGATGTTTTGGATGTAGTTGGTATTACCCAAATTATATCGGTTCATGACAAGGTGGCAGATATTGAACTAAATTAA
- a CDS encoding 50S ribosomal protein L1 produces the protein MKRSKKYRAASEKIDRTKKYELEEACALLVDSSTTKFDSTVEVHFNLNIDPKYADQQVRSTVSLPNGSGKSKIIAAFVGEDEVEKAKKAGADFAGGDDLIEKVAKDNWTDFDVAIATPEAMRKMAKLGKILGTKGLMPNPKAGTVTTDIVATITEVKKGRVEFRNDPQGNLHVIGGKVSFGKDKLFENVKAIIDAVKAVRPTGVKATYINSVTLTTTMGPGIKVSFSQ, from the coding sequence ATGAAACGTTCCAAAAAATATCGGGCTGCAAGTGAAAAAATTGATCGTACTAAGAAATATGAATTAGAAGAAGCTTGTGCTCTTTTAGTTGATTCTAGTACGACCAAATTTGATAGTACTGTTGAAGTGCACTTCAATCTCAACATCGATCCTAAGTATGCTGATCAGCAAGTGAGAAGCACCGTAAGCCTGCCCAATGGTAGTGGCAAAAGCAAAATTATTGCTGCTTTTGTTGGTGAAGATGAAGTGGAAAAGGCAAAAAAAGCAGGTGCAGACTTTGCTGGTGGCGATGATTTGATTGAAAAGGTAGCAAAAGACAATTGGACGGACTTTGACGTTGCTATTGCTACACCAGAAGCAATGCGCAAAATGGCAAAGTTAGGAAAAATACTTGGTACTAAAGGTTTAATGCCCAATCCTAAAGCTGGTACAGTGACAACCGATATCGTTGCCACTATTACTGAAGTAAAAAAGGGACGCGTGGAGTTTAGAAATGATCCTCAAGGGAATCTCCATGTCATTGGGGGTAAGGTATCTTTTGGTAAAGATAAATTGTTTGAAAATGTGAAGGCAATCATCGATGCTGTAAAAGCAGTGAGACCGACTGGAGTAAAAGCCACTTATATCAATAGTGTCACATTGACTACTACAATGGGTCCAGGCATTAAAGTTTCATTTTCACAGTAA
- the rplK gene encoding 50S ribosomal protein L11: MAKKILVKVKIQAKAGKANPAPPIGTALGPHGINIQQFCQQFNEKTREMGDILIPAIITIYADRSFDFILKTPPASVLILKEIKLEKGSGEPNKSKVGKITKAQLRKIAEVKMADLNTTSVDQAARMIAGTARSMGITVED; encoded by the coding sequence ATGGCAAAGAAAATTTTGGTTAAGGTCAAAATTCAAGCCAAGGCGGGCAAGGCAAATCCTGCACCACCAATTGGTACAGCCCTTGGTCCCCATGGCATCAATATTCAGCAATTCTGTCAGCAGTTCAATGAAAAGACACGTGAGATGGGAGATATTTTGATCCCAGCTATTATCACCATTTATGCTGATCGTAGTTTTGATTTTATTCTCAAGACCCCTCCCGCTTCAGTTTTAATTTTGAAAGAAATTAAGCTGGAAAAAGGATCAGGCGAACCGAATAAAAGTAAAGTTGGTAAAATTACTAAAGCTCAATTGCGCAAAATCGCTGAGGTCAAAATGGCTGATCTCAACACCACCTCCGTAGATCAAGCAGCACGCATGATCGCCGGCACAGCGCGCAGTATGGGTATAACGGTGGAAGATTAA
- the nusG gene encoding transcription termination/antitermination protein NusG, giving the protein MPKQESQGRKWYVLHTYSGYEDAVAEALKQRIETMNMQDFIFDVIVPKETQIEVKKGEQKLVEKRMFPGYVIVNMIVSDESWYVVRNTPNVTGFIGSGTIPIPVSDEEIKRIRKRMGMKEPKFKANFSIAEVVTITEGPFAGYQGTISEIDDNKGKIKVLVSIFNRETPVELEFTQIKKV; this is encoded by the coding sequence ATGCCTAAGCAAGAGAGCCAAGGGCGAAAATGGTACGTGCTTCACACTTATTCAGGCTACGAAGATGCTGTAGCTGAAGCGTTAAAGCAACGTATCGAGACTATGAACATGCAGGATTTCATTTTTGATGTCATTGTTCCCAAAGAAACTCAAATTGAGGTAAAAAAGGGAGAACAAAAATTAGTTGAGAAACGCATGTTTCCTGGTTATGTAATCGTTAATATGATTGTGTCAGATGAATCTTGGTATGTGGTACGCAACACTCCTAATGTTACTGGTTTTATTGGTTCAGGTACCATTCCTATCCCTGTGAGTGATGAAGAAATCAAGCGTATTCGCAAACGCATGGGCATGAAAGAGCCTAAATTCAAGGCTAATTTCAGCATTGCTGAAGTAGTTACTATCACCGAAGGGCCTTTCGCTGGTTATCAAGGCACTATTAGTGAAATTGATGACAATAAAGGTAAAATTAAGGTATTGGTTTCTATTTTTAATCGCGAAACGCCAGTAGAGTTAGAGTTTACGCAAATCAAAAAAGTTTAA
- the secE gene encoding preprotein translocase subunit SecE, which yields MIRSIHNYVSSSVEELRKVAWPTRSQAINSTIVVLSISLVMLAFIALLDFLFSNGYKYLSDFLTGV from the coding sequence ATGATTCGTTCCATTCACAATTACGTCAGCAGCTCTGTTGAAGAGCTTCGAAAAGTAGCTTGGCCTACTAGGTCTCAAGCTATCAATAGCACCATTGTGGTATTAAGTATCAGTTTAGTAATGTTAGCATTTATTGCTTTACTTGATTTCTTATTTAGCAATGGTTACAAGTATCTGTCTGATTTTTTAACTGGCGTCTAA
- a CDS encoding FAD-dependent oxidoreductase, with amino-acid sequence MVRLVLVNPVELQFKAGQYLFIKASERVLRAYSIASSPAQKNEIEFCVKRVEGGVASNFLWNLQPNDEIDLTGTFGHFIYKSDVQIERIVMIGTGTGVAPLKSMIEFALTEGEKRPLHLFFGERMKEDFYYLDQFAAWATNYPNFTYTLCASREEAEGFFYGRVTQALEKVLPVEKATSFYLCGGQAMLTDVRDLLEKYSVETKNIYQEKFF; translated from the coding sequence GTGGTAAGACTAGTCCTGGTGAATCCTGTGGAATTACAGTTCAAAGCTGGACAATATTTGTTCATTAAGGCTAGTGAACGAGTATTACGGGCTTATTCTATCGCTTCTTCACCAGCGCAAAAAAATGAGATTGAATTTTGTGTGAAGCGGGTAGAAGGTGGCGTGGCTTCAAACTTTCTATGGAATTTACAGCCTAATGATGAAATTGATCTGACCGGAACATTTGGTCATTTTATCTATAAAAGTGATGTTCAGATTGAGCGTATTGTTATGATCGGTACTGGTACTGGAGTGGCTCCACTCAAATCTATGATTGAGTTTGCCTTAACTGAAGGGGAGAAGCGGCCTCTACATTTATTCTTTGGCGAAAGAATGAAAGAGGATTTTTATTATCTCGATCAATTTGCTGCCTGGGCAACCAATTATCCTAATTTTACTTATACACTCTGTGCTTCACGAGAGGAGGCTGAAGGATTCTTTTATGGCAGGGTTACCCAAGCTTTAGAAAAAGTGTTACCAGTAGAGAAGGCGACGAGTTTTTATCTTTGTGGCGGGCAAGCGATGCTGACGGATGTAAGAGATTTATTAGAAAAGTACTCTGTTGAGACGAAAAATATTTATCAGGAAAAGTTTTTTTGA
- a CDS encoding NTP transferase domain-containing protein produces MNKPPRVAVILVAGWGSRMLPVTKSLAKPMLPIVNRPSLDYLITDYANAGIKEFIIVGKQHFPQVEEYLDRHLELEKMLADEGKDELLASITKFNQLKFTFVRQAFHTGTGGAIRSCLHLIPEGDPIIASYADVVTFPRTPAIEMLELYQEYGGTMIHVCEVPANETKDFGIAIVKQKVRENFYQIEGIVEKPAPEEAPSLFGLFSPMILCPEVIKILRALPEPKDKKDSLLLPHIMAEVAQKHLAYIYDSKGEILDTGLPAGYVKAQIRYAVENPKMKEGILEYMKNILATENKG; encoded by the coding sequence ATGAATAAACCACCAAGAGTCGCCGTAATCCTAGTGGCTGGCTGGGGATCACGAATGCTTCCAGTTACCAAAAGTTTAGCAAAACCAATGCTACCGATAGTAAATCGGCCATCTTTGGATTATTTGATTACAGACTATGCCAATGCTGGCATTAAAGAATTTATTATCGTTGGCAAACAACATTTCCCTCAAGTAGAAGAATATTTAGATCGGCATCTAGAGCTGGAGAAAATGCTAGCTGATGAAGGTAAAGATGAATTATTAGCCAGTATTACTAAATTTAATCAGCTCAAATTTACTTTTGTACGCCAAGCTTTCCATACTGGGACAGGTGGTGCTATTCGCTCATGTTTGCATTTGATACCTGAAGGTGATCCCATCATTGCTAGCTATGCTGATGTAGTAACATTTCCTCGAACACCAGCAATAGAAATGCTGGAACTCTACCAAGAATACGGAGGAACCATGATTCATGTATGTGAAGTACCAGCCAATGAAACCAAAGATTTTGGTATCGCTATAGTGAAACAAAAAGTACGGGAAAACTTTTATCAAATTGAGGGCATTGTGGAAAAACCAGCCCCTGAAGAGGCTCCCTCTTTATTTGGCTTATTTAGCCCGATGATTTTATGTCCTGAGGTAATAAAGATTTTAAGAGCACTTCCTGAACCAAAAGACAAAAAGGATTCACTGCTTCTTCCTCATATTATGGCGGAAGTCGCACAGAAACACCTTGCCTATATTTACGACAGCAAAGGCGAAATACTCGACACCGGCCTACCAGCTGGCTATGTCAAAGCACAAATTCGCTATGCAGTAGAAAATCCAAAAATGAAGGAAGGGATTTTGGAGTATATGAAAAATATTTTAGCCACCGAAAATAAGGGCTGA
- a CDS encoding Hsp20/alpha crystallin family protein: MFSLFKKKKDDSQQNTTNQEPNNQEGQLVVDVYQTENEIVVRTPVAGVKLADIHITISDNQLTIKGQRTHDDVIPEGEYLLRECFWGGFARTLVLPFNLDPERIQAFFKDGILKIVIPHEKVQEKTVKITEVTAQQ; the protein is encoded by the coding sequence ATGTTTTCTCTCTTCAAGAAAAAAAAAGACGATTCTCAACAAAACACCACTAACCAAGAACCCAACAATCAAGAAGGGCAGTTGGTAGTAGATGTGTACCAAACTGAGAATGAAATCGTGGTACGAACACCGGTTGCAGGAGTAAAATTGGCTGATATCCATATTACCATCAGCGACAATCAATTAACCATCAAAGGACAACGTACCCATGATGACGTTATTCCGGAAGGTGAATATTTATTACGTGAGTGCTTTTGGGGTGGCTTTGCTCGCACCTTAGTTTTGCCATTCAACCTTGACCCCGAGAGAATCCAAGCCTTCTTCAAGGATGGTATTTTAAAAATAGTCATTCCCCACGAAAAAGTGCAGGAAAAAACAGTCAAAATTACTGAAGTAACAGCTCAACAATGA
- a CDS encoding flippase, giving the protein MENAKKIASNTISQIISRLFNAVLSVVIIKIITHYLRASGYGEYTLVYELVGFFGLACDLGLFTLAVDEMSKQKERMQEILGNMLGLRLILILVIGSITSIAAFVIPTFTWLMSVSVVIATIGMAAYLIGSTVSAALQVHLKMPQFAFAVIVGKTLSVIYIALAAWFDWGFLHLIIAGVINNFYVCTLSWYTANKLLPIRPLFNWQEIYRLLKKSAVYGTALILGTVYLRINSLILGEAQDSATVGVFGVALRSYELLLLIPFSFMNSVLPSLSAAHMDENRFNHLLQKSWDILVIIGLGMCVGSFIMAESMIQLISTGTDFAGAADLMRVMVIASIFNFLSNLFQYILVSLNQVKAFWWITLIEALVAVTFAIIFTPTWAAYGTAWAVVLAQGIHFIGLVTVANRTRKIPLNFKTTLATIISIAICAGYLFIIRPWLLPLSPLLSLPLGFGSTGVLYIILLTLTGGLAPDLLLVLKNKLLASKVKE; this is encoded by the coding sequence ATGGAAAACGCCAAAAAGATTGCCTCCAATACTATCTCGCAAATTATCTCTCGGTTATTTAATGCTGTATTAAGTGTAGTAATTATCAAAATTATTACTCACTATTTACGAGCCAGTGGTTATGGAGAATATACCCTAGTATATGAATTGGTTGGTTTCTTTGGGCTTGCTTGTGATCTTGGCTTATTCACTTTAGCTGTAGACGAAATGTCTAAACAAAAAGAGCGCATGCAAGAAATATTAGGCAATATGCTTGGCTTGCGTCTCATTCTTATCCTTGTCATTGGTAGTATTACCAGTATCGCCGCTTTTGTAATCCCCACCTTTACTTGGCTAATGTCAGTCTCGGTAGTAATTGCAACTATTGGCATGGCAGCATATTTAATTGGTTCAACGGTATCAGCAGCATTACAGGTTCACCTCAAAATGCCCCAATTTGCCTTCGCTGTAATAGTGGGTAAAACTTTAAGTGTTATCTATATCGCCCTAGCAGCTTGGTTTGATTGGGGCTTTCTTCATCTAATTATTGCCGGCGTAATTAATAACTTTTACGTTTGCACCCTCAGTTGGTATACCGCCAACAAGCTTCTGCCTATTCGCCCACTTTTCAATTGGCAAGAAATTTATCGATTACTGAAAAAGAGTGCTGTTTATGGCACCGCATTGATTCTAGGTACAGTCTATTTACGCATCAATAGTCTCATTCTGGGAGAAGCACAAGACAGTGCTACTGTAGGCGTATTTGGCGTGGCTTTGCGTAGTTATGAGCTACTTTTACTAATTCCTTTCAGCTTTATGAACTCAGTATTACCCAGCCTTTCGGCAGCACATATGGACGAAAACCGCTTTAATCATTTGTTGCAAAAGTCGTGGGATATTTTGGTGATTATTGGTTTAGGTATGTGTGTAGGCAGCTTTATTATGGCAGAAAGCATGATCCAGCTTATTTCTACTGGTACTGATTTTGCAGGGGCAGCCGACCTGATGCGAGTAATGGTAATTGCCAGTATATTCAATTTTCTTTCAAACTTATTTCAATATATTTTAGTAAGTCTCAATCAAGTCAAAGCCTTTTGGTGGATTACTCTGATAGAGGCCTTGGTAGCTGTGACTTTTGCCATTATATTCACTCCTACCTGGGCAGCATATGGCACAGCTTGGGCTGTGGTATTGGCCCAAGGCATTCACTTTATTGGATTGGTTACTGTCGCTAATAGAACACGCAAAATTCCTCTCAACTTCAAGACTACTTTAGCCACAATTATTTCCATTGCCATCTGTGCCGGTTATCTATTTATCATCCGTCCATGGTTGCTTCCGTTATCACCATTGCTTAGTCTTCCTCTTGGCTTTGGCTCTACTGGTGTTCTATATATCATTCTGCTCACCCTCACTGGAGGCCTAGCTCCAGATCTCTTGCTGGTACTAAAGAATAAACTTTTGGCTAGTAAGGTAAAAGAATAA
- a CDS encoding UDP-N-acetylglucosamine--N-acetylmuramyl-(pentapeptide) pyrophosphoryl-undecaprenol N-acetylglucosamine transferase, translating to MKLVITGGGTGGHIQPLVAIVSQLRTQTKDPLEIFWLGSAKGMEISASKKVAVPFYNIPAGKLRRYFALRNFTDPFRTVVGIIKAWFLLGKLKPQVILSKGGFISFPVVIAGWLRHIPIIAHESDIVPGLTTRLCLPFITKQCLGFVASKKYFTKHLDKLVVTGIPLRSEILHGTKEKGLRFLGIPKQSKPILLVLGGSSGAKKLNEVITQSFAELNKQFIVIHMTGLGKKTHEADTDYFPFESFSEELADIYQCADIIISRAGATTLAEILTLGKPAILIPLGKDQSRGDQIINAQTFTNLPQIRVVLEEHLNEKSLFTALSQLQNQTIPFAKNAAISHSNATKNVINVLQSINLESKI from the coding sequence ATGAAACTAGTCATTACCGGAGGGGGAACTGGGGGGCACATCCAACCTTTAGTAGCCATCGTCTCACAACTCCGCACACAAACAAAAGATCCTTTAGAAATATTCTGGCTTGGTTCAGCAAAAGGGATGGAAATCAGCGCAAGCAAAAAAGTCGCCGTACCTTTTTATAATATTCCCGCCGGCAAACTACGCAGATATTTTGCCCTGCGTAATTTCACTGACCCTTTTCGCACCGTAGTGGGCATTATCAAAGCATGGTTTTTATTAGGCAAATTAAAACCTCAAGTTATCCTTTCTAAAGGCGGCTTCATTAGTTTTCCTGTAGTAATAGCTGGCTGGCTGCGTCACATTCCTATCATTGCTCACGAATCTGATATCGTGCCCGGCTTAACCACCAGGCTCTGTTTACCATTTATCACTAAACAATGTTTAGGCTTTGTGGCTAGTAAAAAGTACTTTACCAAACATCTGGATAAATTAGTGGTGACCGGCATCCCTCTCCGTAGTGAAATATTGCATGGCACAAAAGAAAAAGGCTTACGGTTTCTTGGTATCCCCAAACAAAGCAAGCCCATTTTATTAGTTCTGGGTGGTAGTTCTGGAGCCAAAAAGCTCAATGAGGTAATTACCCAATCTTTTGCCGAATTAAATAAACAATTTATTGTCATTCATATGACTGGTCTAGGGAAAAAAACACATGAAGCTGATACTGATTATTTTCCTTTTGAATCTTTTAGTGAAGAACTAGCAGACATTTATCAATGTGCCGATATTATCATCTCTCGGGCCGGTGCCACTACCTTGGCAGAAATTCTTACTTTAGGAAAACCAGCGATTCTTATTCCTTTAGGTAAGGATCAAAGCCGTGGTGACCAAATTATCAATGCTCAAACCTTCACCAATTTGCCCCAAATTAGAGTGGTATTAGAAGAGCATTTGAATGAAAAAAGCTTATTTACAGCCTTGTCTCAACTACAAAATCAAACCATTCCCTTTGCAAAAAATGCTGCCATCTCTCATAGTAATGCCACAAAAAATGTAATAAACGTGCTCCAATCGATAAATCTAGAATCTAAAATCTAG
- a CDS encoding peptidoglycan bridge formation glycyltransferase FemA/FemB family protein, whose amino-acid sequence MLSKENIFQSSAWVQLQNSLPNREAGYIGPIHWTILPTSFGKRYFFINRPLSLAQLEENWPKLVLLARQKNCAYIKLEPAWEKSEASSQKLSTMGFHPAPFHIQPDTTLYLDLTLSLAELLKQMKPKGRYNIKIADKHKINYRVWDGRDTDIATPVAQFYALLETTAKRDLFGIHSQSYYLNFLTRLVPHSKLYLAYYQDQPIAGLIAVFYKEQAIYYYGASDSNKRNTMATYGLQWQVIQDAKNAGMRVYDFLGIAPEDSSSEHSWYGVTDFKKKFGGHVYQYPGTLHYPLVHWQYFILHSLKQAYYEGKKLLRTFKKRYVRT is encoded by the coding sequence ATGCTGAGTAAAGAAAATATTTTTCAAAGCTCGGCATGGGTTCAATTGCAGAATTCACTCCCTAATAGAGAAGCGGGATATATTGGACCAATACATTGGACTATCCTTCCTACCTCCTTTGGCAAGCGTTATTTTTTTATCAATCGCCCCCTATCTTTAGCTCAATTAGAAGAAAATTGGCCTAAACTAGTACTACTCGCCCGTCAAAAAAACTGCGCTTATATTAAACTCGAACCCGCTTGGGAAAAATCCGAAGCAAGTAGCCAGAAATTAAGCACAATGGGATTTCATCCTGCTCCTTTCCATATTCAGCCTGATACTACGCTCTATTTAGACTTAACTTTGTCTTTAGCGGAATTATTAAAACAAATGAAACCGAAAGGAAGATACAATATCAAGATCGCAGACAAACATAAGATAAATTATCGCGTATGGGATGGACGTGACACTGACATTGCAACACCAGTCGCGCAATTTTATGCACTACTAGAAACTACTGCCAAACGAGATCTTTTTGGCATTCATTCCCAAAGTTATTATCTCAATTTCCTAACCCGCCTCGTCCCCCATAGTAAGCTCTATTTAGCCTATTACCAAGATCAACCAATAGCAGGACTCATTGCCGTATTTTATAAGGAGCAGGCTATTTACTATTATGGTGCATCTGATTCAAATAAGCGTAACACCATGGCCACTTATGGTTTGCAATGGCAAGTGATTCAAGACGCTAAAAATGCAGGCATGAGAGTGTATGATTTTTTGGGCATAGCGCCAGAAGATAGCTCCTCTGAACACTCATGGTACGGAGTTACCGATTTTAAAAAAAAGTTTGGCGGGCATGTATATCAGTACCCAGGCACACTTCATTATCCCCTAGTACATTGGCAGTATTTTATTCTTCATTCTTTGAAACAAGCTTATTATGAGGGGAAAAAACTCCTTAGAACATTCAAGAAGCGGTACGTCAGAACCTAA
- the raiA gene encoding ribosome-associated translation inhibitor RaiA codes for MIFNIRCKGITLQDKSHDYIEKKLTALKRYYQQNDVDSYQTNVSIEQNTAKDGAEVYVEVRIAVGKKVFIAEEKASTVEEGIDLIHDKLKTQLQRYKEKMQDHHAE; via the coding sequence ATGATTTTTAATATCCGTTGCAAAGGAATAACTTTACAAGATAAGAGTCACGACTATATCGAAAAAAAACTTACAGCACTAAAGAGATATTACCAACAGAATGACGTAGATAGTTATCAAACCAATGTTAGTATCGAACAAAATACGGCAAAAGATGGCGCCGAAGTGTATGTAGAAGTACGCATTGCCGTGGGCAAAAAGGTGTTCATTGCTGAAGAAAAAGCATCGACCGTAGAAGAAGGTATCGATTTAATTCATGACAAGCTAAAAACTCAGTTACAACGTTATAAAGAAAAGATGCAGGATCATCATGCTGAGTAA